The following are encoded together in the Anaerostipes caccae L1-92 genome:
- a CDS encoding MurR/RpiR family transcriptional regulator translates to MKLDELVNKHYGQLNENDLYIWNYISSHRKECEKLAIDRLAFKCSVSRTTVLRFAQKLSLKGYGELKVFLKLDNQEAKENIGHVDMVCESYRRVIGSMKEKDCTDIFRKFDQAKNIYVYGIGMIQSSIKKELKRTFMMSGRLIYDLSGYEEAERLLSIVTEDDLFIIISVSGENEFINNFTKNLKIRGVSVLSITKLRENTLAHMADYALYVTETVFSQPFSHIEYDSLTSYFILIEILFLKYMEYKTKKEEIADEAGNPD, encoded by the coding sequence ATGAAATTAGATGAACTGGTGAACAAGCATTACGGACAGCTTAACGAGAATGATTTATACATATGGAATTACATATCTTCGCACAGGAAAGAGTGTGAAAAGCTTGCCATAGACCGGCTGGCATTTAAGTGCAGTGTGTCGAGGACAACCGTTCTGCGGTTTGCCCAGAAGCTGTCCTTAAAAGGTTATGGTGAACTAAAGGTCTTTTTAAAGCTTGATAATCAGGAGGCAAAGGAAAACATCGGGCATGTGGACATGGTCTGTGAGTCATACCGCCGGGTGATCGGCAGCATGAAAGAAAAGGACTGTACAGATATCTTTAGGAAGTTTGATCAGGCAAAGAATATCTACGTGTATGGGATCGGCATGATCCAGTCTTCCATTAAAAAAGAGTTAAAGCGGACCTTCATGATGAGCGGGAGGCTGATCTATGATCTGAGCGGATATGAGGAAGCGGAAAGGCTTCTCAGCATTGTTACGGAGGATGACTTGTTTATCATCATATCTGTTTCAGGAGAGAATGAATTTATCAACAATTTCACTAAAAATCTAAAGATCCGGGGCGTCTCTGTGCTGTCCATCACGAAGCTTCGGGAAAACACATTGGCACATATGGCAGATTATGCTCTCTATGTTACCGAGACAGTGTTTTCCCAGCCGTTCAGTCACATAGAGTATGATTCTCTCACATCATATTTCATTTTGATTGAGATTTTATTTTTAAAGTACATGGAGTATAAGACAAAAAAAGAGGAGATAGCGGATGAGGCTGGAAACCCTGATTGA
- a CDS encoding ABC-F family ATP-binding cassette domain-containing protein gives MSLLDIKDLSHSFGDKQLFKETEFQLNKGEHIGIVGPNGAGKSTFIKICTGQITPDSGQIFRHPAASFGCLDQYAQMKENITISDFLKSAFQSLFIKEEQMNLLYSKAAAGDEKALPAAARLQEQLELHDFYQIDTRIEQAAAGLGLLTIGLECPVEKISGGQRARVILAKLLLEQPSVLLLDEPTNFLDKEHVSWLADYLSGLPSAFLVVSHDNEFLEQSVNRVCDIHNGRLTKYYGTYSDFLKKKTFLQEEYIRRYSFQQKKIKETEEFIRKNMAGRKSKMARGRKKQLNRMERMENPDVTENRPCFNFSQLPVTNADHLSVRHLSVGYQYPLLSGLQFSAKGGQKIVITGFNGIGKSTLLKTLTNQIPALDGSFSFSEQVTIGYFEQDLIWDDTTRTPLQIVSDCYPSLPIKKVRQHLAQCGISSCHAGQEIGSLSGGEQCKVKLCLLTLKPCNFLIMDEPTNHLDAAAKEALKNALKDFTGTVLVVSHEENFYCGWVDRMIQIQK, from the coding sequence ATGAGTTTATTAGATATTAAAGATTTATCACATTCATTCGGTGATAAACAGCTTTTTAAAGAAACAGAATTCCAGCTCAATAAAGGAGAACATATAGGAATTGTCGGTCCAAATGGTGCAGGAAAAAGTACGTTTATCAAAATCTGCACCGGACAGATTACTCCCGACAGCGGACAGATCTTCAGACATCCTGCAGCTTCTTTCGGATGTCTGGATCAATACGCACAGATGAAAGAAAATATAACGATCTCAGATTTCTTAAAATCTGCTTTTCAGTCTCTCTTTATAAAAGAGGAGCAAATGAATCTGCTGTATTCAAAAGCAGCGGCCGGAGATGAAAAAGCCCTCCCTGCCGCCGCACGGCTCCAGGAACAATTAGAGCTCCATGACTTTTATCAGATTGACACCAGGATTGAACAGGCAGCTGCCGGACTGGGACTCCTCACTATCGGTCTTGAATGCCCGGTAGAAAAAATCAGCGGAGGTCAGAGAGCCAGAGTCATCCTCGCTAAACTTTTGCTGGAACAGCCTTCTGTCCTGCTGCTGGATGAACCTACAAACTTTCTGGATAAGGAGCACGTCTCCTGGCTGGCAGACTACCTTTCAGGGCTTCCGAGCGCTTTTCTGGTTGTCTCCCACGACAATGAATTTTTAGAACAGAGTGTCAACCGCGTATGCGATATTCATAACGGCAGACTTACAAAATATTACGGCACCTACTCTGATTTTTTAAAAAAGAAAACGTTTCTTCAGGAAGAATATATCCGACGGTATTCTTTCCAGCAGAAAAAGATTAAAGAAACAGAAGAATTTATCAGAAAAAACATGGCCGGGCGAAAGTCAAAAATGGCCAGAGGACGCAAGAAGCAGCTGAACAGGATGGAACGCATGGAAAATCCAGACGTAACTGAGAACCGACCGTGTTTTAATTTTTCACAGCTTCCGGTGACAAATGCTGACCACCTGTCCGTGAGACATTTGTCTGTGGGGTATCAATATCCGCTTCTCTCCGGCCTTCAATTTTCAGCAAAAGGAGGACAGAAAATTGTGATCACAGGTTTCAACGGAATCGGCAAATCCACCCTTTTGAAAACTCTGACGAATCAGATTCCTGCCTTAGACGGCAGTTTCTCATTTTCAGAACAGGTCACCATCGGATACTTTGAACAGGATCTGATATGGGATGATACAACCAGGACACCGCTACAGATCGTGTCTGACTGTTATCCCTCTCTCCCAATCAAAAAAGTACGGCAGCATCTTGCGCAGTGCGGAATTTCCAGCTGTCATGCCGGACAGGAGATAGGATCATTGAGCGGAGGTGAACAGTGTAAGGTAAAGTTATGCCTGCTGACACTAAAACCATGTAACTTTTTAATTATGGATGAACCCACAAATCACCTGGATGCAGCGGCTAAAGAAGCATTGAAAAATGCATTGAAAGATTTTACAGGAACCGTACTGGTTGTATCTCATGAAGAGAATTTTTACTGCGGCTGGGTGGACAGAATGATACAAATCCAAAAATAA
- the spoIIR gene encoding stage II sporulation protein R has translation MKKKSIIWMFFLAAAVIFSVVWAKEKDGRADQKIKQGVVRFHIRANSDSRKDQAEKLLVRDQVVAYLKPYMEQANTKEDAKRILNSRKKEIAKVAKSTLQKRGKDLPVKVYLTREKFPEKDYGSYVFPEGTYDALRIDLGNASGHNWWCVMFPDLCITKESEAAKDKKTRKKLEQQVGKKGVEKLEKKKEKLPWFLKWLE, from the coding sequence ATGAAGAAAAAATCAATCATCTGGATGTTTTTCCTTGCCGCCGCGGTAATCTTTTCTGTGGTATGGGCAAAAGAGAAAGACGGCAGAGCGGATCAGAAAATAAAACAGGGAGTCGTGCGGTTCCACATACGGGCAAACAGTGACAGCAGGAAAGACCAGGCAGAAAAACTCCTGGTCAGGGACCAGGTAGTGGCATATCTGAAGCCGTATATGGAACAGGCCAACACAAAAGAAGATGCAAAGAGAATTCTTAACAGCCGGAAAAAGGAGATTGCCAAAGTGGCAAAGTCCACGCTGCAAAAGAGGGGAAAGGATCTGCCGGTCAAAGTCTATCTGACCAGAGAGAAGTTTCCCGAAAAGGACTATGGCAGCTATGTGTTTCCCGAGGGAACCTACGATGCGCTGAGAATCGATCTCGGAAATGCCAGTGGACATAACTGGTGGTGTGTCATGTTTCCGGACCTTTGCATTACGAAAGAAAGCGAAGCGGCAAAAGACAAAAAGACCAGAAAAAAACTGGAGCAGCAGGTAGGAAAAAAAGGAGTGGAGAAGCTGGAAAAGAAGAAAGAGAAGCTGCCCTGGTTTTTGAAATGGCTGGAGTAA
- a CDS encoding DeoR/GlpR family DNA-binding transcription regulator, whose translation MFVEERQQKILELLQENQKVRVKELSRMFEVTEDCIRKDLASMEGRGLLKRAYGGAVLTEGMHPGHSNAVSSRKEKNLKEKQRIAKKAVKLISDGDVVFLDTSTTNLEVAREIIRSKRNVTVVSCMLDIANLFAADGNTGFILLGGEFNRSQIGFLGSLTLSMMENFRFDLCFMGVVGADVKGNVVTTYVPEDGAMKQKAISKSRRRYLVMETKKFDFQANYVFTDFTQVDGIICEKEPQEEIREVLREYGTEIIA comes from the coding sequence ATGTTTGTAGAGGAAAGACAGCAAAAGATTCTTGAACTTTTGCAAGAAAACCAGAAAGTAAGAGTGAAAGAGCTGAGCCGGATGTTTGAGGTTACAGAGGACTGTATCCGGAAAGATCTGGCCAGTATGGAAGGACGCGGTCTTTTAAAGCGTGCCTATGGAGGCGCCGTTCTGACGGAAGGCATGCACCCCGGGCACAGCAACGCGGTTTCTTCCAGGAAAGAAAAAAACCTGAAAGAAAAGCAGAGAATTGCAAAAAAAGCGGTAAAGCTGATCAGTGACGGGGATGTGGTTTTTTTGGATACATCTACAACGAATCTGGAGGTTGCGAGGGAAATCATCCGTTCTAAACGAAACGTGACGGTCGTAAGCTGTATGCTGGATATCGCAAATTTGTTCGCAGCGGATGGAAACACCGGATTTATTCTTTTGGGAGGAGAGTTCAATCGGTCTCAAATTGGGTTTCTGGGTTCGCTGACCCTCTCTATGATGGAGAACTTCAGGTTTGACCTCTGCTTTATGGGAGTCGTCGGAGCGGACGTAAAAGGAAATGTGGTCACGACTTATGTTCCGGAGGACGGAGCTATGAAACAAAAAGCCATCAGTAAAAGCCGCAGAAGATATCTGGTCATGGAGACAAAAAAGTTTGATTTCCAGGCAAATTATGTCTTTACAGATTTTACACAGGTGGATGGGATAATCTGTGAGAAGGAGCCTCAGGAAGAGATAAGAGAAGTGCTGAGAGAATATGGAACAGAGATCATAGCATGA
- the pflB gene encoding formate C-acetyltransferase: MLKEWNGFKEGKWTKETNVRDFIQKNYTLYEGDDSFLAGVSEKTEKVWNKCEELLSEETKKGGVLDVETNIISGITNFAPGYIDKENEIIVGLQTDAPLKRIVNLYGGKRMAHSSLEQYGYKLNPEIDRHFNEYRKTHNEGVFDAYPQRTRLARTAGLLTGLPDAYGRGRVIGDYRRAALYGIDYLVEEKKRDLDALDGPMSEERIRAREEVSEQIRALGAIKEMAASYGVDISKPASNAKEAVQAVYMAYLAGVKENNGAATSLGRTSTFLDIYIQRDLENGVLTEKDAQELIDQFIIKLRLVRHLRTPEYDELFGGDPTWITESIGGIGINSKPLVTKTSFRYLHTLYNLGTAPEPNLTVLWSEKLPANFKKFCSKVSIDTDSIQYENDDVMRPIYGDDYAIACCVSAMKVGKQTQLFGARCNLAKSLLYAINGGIDEKKGIEVIPGIEPITDEVLDYEKVWANYKKVLAYVAELYVDTVNIIHYMHDKYAYEASQFALHDTNMERIAAYGVAGLSIAADSLSAIKYATVKPVRNENGVAVDFETEGDFPKYGNDDDRADDLAVNTVTLFSEELKKHPIYRNAIHTLSALTITSNVMYGKKTGSTPDGRKLGEPLAPGANPMHGRDNSGALASLNSVAKIPYRDVCQDGVSNTFSIVPEALGKDQDQREENLANILDGYFVQGAHHLNVNVFNRETLIDAMEHPDKYPTLTIRVSGYAVNFNKLSREQQEEVVRRTFHEGM; the protein is encoded by the coding sequence ATGTTAAAAGAATGGAACGGCTTTAAAGAAGGAAAATGGACAAAGGAAACCAACGTAAGAGACTTTATCCAGAAGAATTATACATTATATGAAGGAGATGACTCTTTCCTGGCAGGTGTTTCAGAAAAAACAGAAAAAGTGTGGAACAAATGCGAAGAACTGCTTTCTGAAGAGACAAAAAAAGGCGGTGTTTTGGATGTAGAGACCAATATTATTTCCGGCATCACTAACTTTGCACCCGGATATATCGACAAAGAAAATGAAATCATTGTAGGTCTTCAGACAGATGCTCCTTTAAAGCGCATCGTAAACTTATACGGCGGCAAGAGAATGGCCCATTCTTCTCTGGAACAGTACGGATACAAACTGAATCCGGAAATAGACCGTCACTTCAATGAATACCGCAAGACACACAACGAAGGTGTCTTTGATGCCTATCCGCAGCGCACAAGGCTTGCAAGGACAGCCGGTCTTCTGACAGGGCTTCCGGATGCCTATGGACGAGGACGTGTGATCGGTGACTACCGCCGTGCTGCCCTCTACGGCATCGATTATCTCGTGGAAGAAAAGAAACGCGATCTGGATGCCTTAGACGGACCGATGAGCGAAGAGCGCATCCGTGCAAGAGAAGAAGTCTCCGAGCAGATCCGTGCTTTAGGAGCAATCAAAGAAATGGCTGCTTCCTACGGAGTGGACATCTCTAAACCTGCATCCAATGCCAAAGAGGCGGTCCAGGCGGTCTATATGGCTTATCTTGCCGGTGTAAAAGAAAACAACGGTGCGGCTACATCCCTTGGACGTACTTCCACTTTCCTTGATATTTATATTCAGCGTGATCTGGAAAACGGCGTGCTGACAGAGAAAGACGCTCAGGAACTGATCGACCAGTTTATTATCAAACTCCGTCTCGTGAGACATTTAAGGACACCGGAGTACGATGAATTATTCGGGGGAGATCCTACCTGGATCACAGAGTCCATCGGCGGTATCGGAATCAACAGCAAACCGCTTGTGACAAAGACCTCCTTCCGTTATCTCCATACACTGTATAATTTGGGAACAGCTCCGGAGCCGAACCTGACCGTGCTTTGGTCTGAAAAGCTTCCGGCCAACTTCAAGAAGTTCTGCTCCAAAGTTTCCATTGACACAGATTCGATCCAGTATGAAAATGACGATGTCATGAGACCGATCTACGGAGATGATTATGCCATTGCCTGCTGTGTGTCTGCCATGAAAGTCGGAAAGCAGACCCAGCTGTTCGGAGCCCGCTGCAACCTTGCCAAGTCCCTGCTGTATGCTATCAACGGCGGCATCGATGAGAAAAAGGGGATTGAAGTCATTCCGGGTATCGAGCCGATCACCGATGAAGTATTGGACTACGAAAAAGTTTGGGCTAACTACAAAAAAGTTCTCGCTTATGTAGCAGAATTATACGTTGATACCGTAAATATCATTCATTATATGCATGACAAATATGCCTACGAGGCGAGCCAGTTTGCACTGCACGATACCAATATGGAGCGTATCGCAGCATACGGCGTGGCAGGTCTTTCCATCGCGGCAGACTCGTTATCAGCAATCAAATATGCCACTGTAAAACCGGTGCGCAACGAAAACGGTGTGGCTGTAGATTTTGAGACTGAAGGAGATTTCCCGAAATACGGCAATGACGATGACCGGGCAGACGACCTGGCTGTCAACACTGTCACTTTATTCTCTGAGGAATTAAAGAAACATCCGATCTACAGAAATGCCATCCATACATTATCTGCACTCACCATCACATCCAATGTTATGTATGGAAAGAAAACGGGCTCCACGCCGGACGGAAGAAAATTAGGGGAGCCTCTTGCTCCTGGTGCAAACCCAATGCACGGACGGGACAACAGCGGCGCTTTAGCCTCTCTGAATTCCGTAGCCAAGATTCCTTACCGCGACGTGTGCCAGGACGGTGTTTCCAACACCTTCTCTATCGTGCCCGAAGCTTTAGGTAAAGATCAGGACCAGAGAGAAGAAAATCTTGCAAACATTCTGGACGGTTACTTTGTGCAGGGCGCTCATCACCTGAATGTCAACGTATTCAACCGTGAGACATTGATTGACGCAATGGAACATCCGGACAAGTATCCGACACTGACGATCCGTGTTTCCGGATATGCGGTAAACTTTAATAAGCTTTCCAGAGAACAGCAGGAAGAAGTTGTAAGAAGAACGTTCCACGAGGGAATGTAG
- a CDS encoding MurR/RpiR family transcriptional regulator gives MRLETLIEENYDKLNENDLSIWNFILRHKKECQTMSIQELAKQCHVSHTTVSRFTHKLGMEGYGELKIFLKWDSREEESFDVREIERVYQDYIKTLDMMKDRDCSDVSEMLSRAGSIYVYGTGAVQKNAARELKKNLLFLDYLCNLIEGREEIKMVLEIVKEGDVFFLFSLSGENAFVNELAGRLKAKGVKIISVTKVGNNELSRLSDISLQFYAHPVLKGRFNSDVYMTAQFFVINEFLLLKGLEYGTSEE, from the coding sequence ATGAGGCTGGAAACCCTGATTGAAGAAAATTATGATAAACTGAATGAAAATGATTTGAGCATCTGGAACTTTATTCTGCGGCACAAGAAGGAGTGTCAGACTATGTCGATCCAGGAGCTGGCAAAACAGTGCCATGTGTCACACACAACCGTCTCAAGGTTTACTCATAAGCTGGGGATGGAAGGGTACGGGGAACTGAAGATTTTTCTGAAATGGGACAGCCGGGAGGAGGAATCCTTCGATGTAAGGGAGATCGAGCGGGTCTACCAGGATTACATAAAGACTCTGGATATGATGAAGGACAGGGACTGTTCGGATGTCTCAGAGATGCTCTCCAGGGCCGGAAGCATATATGTATACGGAACAGGAGCGGTCCAGAAAAATGCCGCGAGAGAGTTAAAAAAGAACCTGCTTTTTCTGGACTATCTTTGTAATCTGATCGAAGGCCGGGAAGAAATAAAGATGGTGCTGGAAATCGTAAAAGAGGGAGACGTATTTTTTCTGTTTTCTCTTTCCGGTGAAAATGCCTTTGTCAATGAACTTGCAGGCAGGCTGAAGGCAAAGGGTGTCAAAATCATCTCTGTGACAAAAGTGGGGAATAATGAATTGTCGAGGCTCAGTGATATCAGCCTTCAGTTTTATGCTCATCCGGTGCTGAAGGGAAGGTTTAATTCCGATGTATATATGACAGCTCAGTTTTTTGTGATCAATGAGTTCTTACTTTTAAAGGGATTGGAGTATGGAACAAGCGAAGAGTGA
- a CDS encoding Rossmann-like and DUF2520 domain-containing protein has protein sequence MKAGFIGAGKAGCSLGRYFVHYGIPLAGYASRSMASAQAAADAAHTQSFDSFDKLLSMCDVLFITAPDGQIKGVWEQIRAFPVRGKFICHCSGSLSSAIFSEITEAGAYGYSIHPMFPFNSKKTSYEDLSKALFTLEGDREHRDQMLSFLSVLPNPVVEIGAEDKVRYHAAAVMASNQMAALMNRALRILESCGFSGQDGLTALAPLVRTNLENILRSGPKEALTGPVERNDAATVEKHLRALSGEEKEIYLPLCRELIRIAESKYPMRSYEHMERILEEEH, from the coding sequence ATGAAAGCAGGGTTTATCGGGGCAGGCAAAGCAGGCTGTTCCCTTGGCAGGTATTTCGTACATTACGGCATCCCTCTGGCAGGGTATGCCAGCCGCAGCATGGCTTCAGCCCAGGCGGCGGCAGACGCAGCACACACACAAAGTTTTGATTCATTTGACAAATTATTATCAATGTGTGATGTTCTTTTCATTACGGCTCCTGACGGCCAGATCAAAGGCGTGTGGGAGCAGATCAGAGCTTTCCCGGTCCGGGGAAAGTTTATCTGTCACTGCAGCGGTTCCTTAAGTTCCGCTATTTTCTCTGAAATAACCGAAGCAGGGGCTTACGGCTATTCTATCCATCCAATGTTTCCATTTAACAGTAAAAAAACTTCATATGAGGATCTTTCCAAAGCCTTGTTTACCCTTGAAGGTGACAGGGAGCACAGAGATCAGATGCTCTCATTTTTAAGTGTTCTGCCCAACCCGGTCGTGGAGATCGGGGCAGAGGATAAGGTCCGCTACCATGCGGCGGCTGTCATGGCGTCCAACCAGATGGCGGCGCTGATGAACCGGGCTTTAAGAATTCTTGAAAGCTGCGGGTTCAGCGGGCAGGACGGCCTTACGGCACTTGCTCCGCTTGTTCGGACGAATCTTGAAAATATTCTTCGTTCGGGACCGAAAGAAGCTCTGACAGGACCGGTGGAGCGAAATGATGCAGCTACTGTGGAAAAGCATTTACGTGCTCTTTCCGGAGAAGAGAAGGAGATCTACCTTCCTCTGTGCAGGGAGCTGATAAGGATTGCAGAAAGTAAATATCCGATGAGAAGCTATGAACATATGGAGAGAATATTGGAGGAAGAACATTGA
- the pflA gene encoding pyruvate formate-lyase-activating protein yields MIVGHIHSMESMGLVDGPGIRSVVFFQGCALRCKFCHNPDTWEFQGGEEMTPEALVKRISRFKPYFKQNGGVTFSGGEPLMQPEFLLKTLKLCKQEGIHTCIDTAGFGQGDYDEILSYTDLVLLDLKEITGPAYESMTGRPMERFIEFLKALERNGTKLWIRHVVVPGLTDSKEHMQELKEYIDRIPNVEKVELLPYHLLGTNKYEVMNLSYPLKGVPAMDKERTKQLQKTYFDQYGGKQC; encoded by the coding sequence ATGATTGTTGGACACATCCATTCCATGGAATCCATGGGATTAGTCGACGGCCCGGGCATCCGCAGCGTAGTTTTTTTCCAGGGCTGTGCCCTTCGGTGTAAATTCTGCCATAACCCTGACACCTGGGAATTTCAGGGCGGCGAAGAGATGACTCCGGAGGCGCTGGTGAAAAGGATTTCCCGCTTCAAGCCCTACTTTAAACAGAACGGCGGAGTGACCTTTTCGGGGGGAGAGCCCCTGATGCAGCCAGAGTTTTTGCTTAAGACTCTGAAACTCTGTAAACAGGAAGGCATCCATACGTGCATTGATACCGCAGGCTTTGGTCAGGGAGATTACGATGAAATTCTTTCATACACAGATCTGGTACTTTTAGATCTCAAGGAAATAACCGGGCCGGCTTACGAGTCTATGACAGGAAGGCCTATGGAGCGGTTCATCGAATTTCTAAAGGCATTGGAACGAAACGGCACGAAACTATGGATACGCCATGTCGTAGTTCCGGGACTTACAGACAGCAAAGAGCACATGCAGGAATTAAAAGAATACATAGACCGCATACCGAACGTAGAAAAGGTAGAGCTTCTCCCCTATCATCTGCTCGGCACCAACAAATATGAGGTAATGAATCTTTCTTACCCGCTCAAAGGAGTTCCGGCAATGGACAAGGAACGCACCAAACAACTTCAGAAAACCTATTTTGATCAATATGGAGGAAAACAATGTTAA
- a CDS encoding PTS sugar transporter subunit IIA, producing MFGFLKGKSKKEKVFYSMVTGKSIDLSEVDDEMFAGRVLGDGIAVWPEEDVFSAPCTGTVTTVTDTKHAIGLENGDGVQVLIHIGLDTVKLDGKGFETYVEPGQKVKAGDPLVKVDRQMLREEKIPDVSMLVFIEPNGHKLTKFYTGQTVKAGTSPLVEYE from the coding sequence ATGTTCGGATTTTTAAAGGGAAAAAGTAAAAAAGAGAAGGTATTTTATTCCATGGTAACCGGAAAGAGTATTGACCTTTCTGAGGTAGACGATGAAATGTTTGCAGGAAGGGTTCTGGGTGACGGAATCGCTGTCTGGCCGGAGGAGGATGTGTTTTCAGCTCCCTGCACCGGTACAGTGACTACGGTGACGGATACAAAGCATGCTATCGGACTTGAGAACGGTGACGGTGTTCAGGTGCTCATTCATATCGGTCTGGACACGGTAAAACTTGATGGAAAGGGCTTTGAAACTTATGTGGAGCCGGGGCAGAAGGTAAAAGCCGGTGATCCCCTTGTAAAGGTGGACCGTCAGATGCTCAGGGAAGAAAAAATTCCGGATGTCTCCATGCTGGTTTTCATAGAACCAAACGGACATAAGCTGACTAAATTTTATACAGGACAGACAGTGAAAGCGGGAACAAGTCCTCTGGTGGAATACGAGTAG
- a CDS encoding class I SAM-dependent methyltransferase, protein MKNVKERSAKIYDKKAEKYEKTISGRMAASLEQEMIKKICVRDNDKILDVGCGTGALLAGLTRWRDAEGYGVDISGEMIRRASEDYPDLHFQVGSSDDLDFEDNTFRIITVCSAFHHFPNQAEFIQKAADLLTPGGRLYIGVVAFPEVIRITGNVADKLLPSCKVKRPSTHEILGMFKAAGLTKFRVHKLKKLLMISAKKPLPED, encoded by the coding sequence ATGAAAAATGTAAAAGAACGTTCTGCAAAAATTTACGATAAAAAGGCTGAAAAGTATGAAAAGACCATCAGCGGCAGGATGGCGGCTTCTCTGGAGCAGGAGATGATCAAGAAGATCTGTGTCCGAGACAATGATAAAATTCTGGATGTGGGATGCGGGACCGGAGCACTGCTCGCCGGACTCACACGCTGGAGAGATGCTGAAGGGTATGGAGTCGACATCTCCGGAGAAATGATCCGCCGGGCCAGTGAAGATTATCCTGACCTGCATTTTCAGGTAGGCAGCAGTGATGATCTGGATTTTGAGGACAATACATTCCGCATCATAACTGTGTGCAGCGCATTCCATCACTTCCCCAATCAGGCGGAGTTCATCCAGAAAGCGGCCGATCTCCTGACTCCTGGCGGAAGGCTTTACATCGGTGTCGTTGCATTCCCTGAAGTGATCAGGATCACCGGCAACGTGGCGGACAAGCTTCTTCCTTCCTGCAAGGTGAAGCGGCCATCCACCCATGAGATCCTTGGCATGTTCAAGGCAGCGGGGCTCACAAAGTTTCGTGTACATAAGCTGAAAAAACTGCTGATGATCTCTGCTAAGAAACCTTTGCCTGAGGATTAA
- a CDS encoding AEC family transporter codes for MNDFIFSLNSTVPIFFMIFLGWFLKEKGWFNENFVNTANKFVFNAALPALLFRDISGAPLKQAFDLKYFLFCMIVTTLMFSGIWILAEIFLKDKSMTGAFVQASFRGSAAILGIAFIENIYGHSTMGPLMIVASVPLYNIFSVIVLTVRGPGSGTGSIKSALINIAKNPIILGILAGLPFSYLAVDFPPVIDKCLNQLSVTATPVALLCVGAGFEGAKALKKIRPTMAAAVIKLFILPLIFLPLAVFFGFRNEGLIAILIMLGSPTTVSCYVMAKAMDNDHVLTSSIVVAATVLSSVSLTFWVYLLRMFSFI; via the coding sequence ATGAATGATTTTATTTTCAGCTTAAATTCGACAGTCCCTATCTTTTTTATGATCTTTCTCGGATGGTTTCTGAAGGAAAAGGGATGGTTTAATGAAAACTTTGTAAACACGGCCAATAAATTTGTCTTTAACGCAGCTCTCCCGGCCCTTTTGTTCCGGGATATTTCCGGCGCCCCGTTGAAACAGGCCTTTGATCTTAAATACTTTCTGTTCTGCATGATCGTCACCACTCTGATGTTTTCCGGCATCTGGATCCTTGCAGAAATTTTCTTAAAAGATAAATCCATGACCGGAGCGTTTGTCCAGGCCTCTTTCCGGGGCAGTGCCGCCATCCTGGGAATCGCCTTCATTGAGAATATTTACGGACACTCCACTATGGGACCGCTGATGATCGTTGCCAGCGTGCCTTTGTATAATATTTTTTCTGTTATCGTCCTGACCGTCAGGGGACCGGGTTCCGGCACAGGCAGTATCAAATCTGCCCTGATCAATATCGCAAAAAACCCGATCATCCTGGGAATCCTTGCTGGACTTCCGTTTTCCTATCTGGCTGTGGATTTTCCTCCGGTCATCGATAAATGCCTAAATCAGCTTTCCGTTACGGCGACGCCGGTGGCGCTGCTCTGTGTCGGCGCAGGTTTTGAAGGCGCAAAGGCTCTGAAGAAAATCCGACCTACGATGGCCGCCGCAGTCATCAAACTTTTTATACTGCCGCTCATCTTTCTTCCCTTGGCCGTTTTTTTCGGTTTCCGGAACGAAGGACTGATCGCAATCCTGATCATGCTCGGCTCGCCGACTACCGTGAGCTGCTATGTAATGGCGAAGGCCATGGACAACGATCATGTGCTGACTTCCAGCATCGTGGTGGCCGCAACCGTACTTTCATCTGTCAGTCTCACATTTTGGGTTTATCTGTTGCGGATGTTTTCGTTTATCTGA